The region TTTGTTCTTTTCGGTGAACTCAATGAGTCACCTTGTTCATGTTTCTTGTTAGGTTATGGATGGTCGTGAATAggcgttttactcaccggcgacaaaacgtcactatgagaccatgacgtcaccaccCCTCGCTCgggcgggtgatttgaatggcgctagagGTATGCGGACACTTCAGACccaattttctcataaaataagtctCTTTTTGCCGCGAAACAACCGTGtcgaggtttctgtgatcgtattttaacattccacgttgacttaatatttgcctttagtgtccctttaagatttCTCAGGAAACCTTATCAATTCCTCACTGGCACCACTTGCGTCAACTAAATCTTACTTACATATATAGCCCCTGACATGTATCTCTCATAGTGAAGTGGTGAATTGTGGGTATGTGATTGAAGAGAACTGCCATAGTTCGTTCATGCATGAATAAGCTTTTAAAAAGGAGTTTCAGCTATATTCCTGTCAAATCAAAGTTAGGGCCCGTCTAAGTTTTTAACAGCGgtgctgtttaagccggccgttagtccgtgattcgggaacagaaaatgtgggccgatcctggctgtAGTGCAGAAAAAGTCAAAGTGctatggcgcatacccctgtgaactagtcaCAGTGTACTtgagaggtaatctagtaacagTTGGTTGTCAACGGCATAAAATCAATGTTTTTTCTAAAAGTCAAATAGAACTggtcaagtagcattttctttcgtcttataatacaATACAATGACGTTTTTTATAACAAGTGGTTGAATACTAGTGACATAATTTAAATGAGTGCCTCTGTCATcgcttgaatgtcccgggggagtctctagTCGTGTCCCTGCACTTACatcaatttctctattactaaggctctcTACACGATAATATTCATGCcttagagatactcgagcactaatccATCCCTTAaccttgacttagtatttgcctttagtgtccctttaagcctagcccaaatacattgccaataccttgcgatagccaatcaataatcaacaaatcattcttaaattccaggaaatgctaggcgtgacttggtagtgcttagcctagcccaaatacgtggccaataccttgcgatagccaatccatcaataaattccggaaaatgctggggataacgtggtagtgcttagcctagcccaaaagccaggactagctaggtgtccatcagctccgctgtctctttagcattgcgcatcAAGTGCAAGCTACACTAGTTTTCTCCCCCCTTTCCTTTGTCGTTCAAGTTGGTCCCAACGAGTCCGACTGAGAGACCAGTTGGGTCCACTTTTGTTGCAACAACTAATTGGACCTGCTGGATTTTTCAAATGGGTGTCCCAAAACAGGAGGAGTATGTTGTAGGCATATCTAGCCTTGTAAGGCATACCAGCTGTTTGATTTCgttaaataatgcatacgcctgccaGAACCAGAGGACAAGTCCGAATGATCCGATTTTTTTAATTAACGAAGTTGTACTAGTTGGTGTTCGGTTGCACGAGAGCACACGCCCTTTGCATTGATGGTGGAAGTCTCACCATCAATCGCCGCCGAGGAaaatgagcaagagaaagctctTCATTTTGAAATCAAGCCCCACAATCGGTTCCGCCAATATATCACCTCTCTGGCCTAGGCAATCGTTTCAATAAAAGGACGTGTCCACATCACAGCAACTTCAGCGACATACGTCCCTTTCCAACCACTGTTGGTCATGTCTATGGTCTTGTGATTCTGTCTTCTCTGGTCTAAGTGGGTCCTTAAATTATATATAGTGGGCTGTCCATGTTATCCCTGTGGGTCCGTGAATTATATGTTATCCCTAGTTGCATTGAAGTGATGTCGACCGATCGGTATTCCCACTAGCTTTAGCAGGATTTTTGCAGCAATAAATATGCTTTTGCaggcagcgttttttttttctgttttcaagTTGGCTTCTTTTTCAGATTAGGAACTAGGGGTGTTTGAATAGCAAAACTTCCATATGAATTACGAATATTCTAGAAATACAACATTTGAATACCGAATATATATATTTTCTAAACAATCTGAAATATAAAGTTTGTGTTGAGTCCATCTGTTATAAAAACTATTTACATTATTTGGTACATGCAGGTTTACAAATGGACATCCAGTCAACTCAGGAGCTTGTAAATAAAAGTGCAGTGATTCAGTTCTTGCAACATTTGAACTACCCAGAGCCTTTGAGTACGAACTGCATAATAGGCATGATTTACTTTTCTCATTATACCTGCTTAAAAATGATGAGAACCTCTGCTGGTCATCACATCTTTATTCTGCagaaacagggggggggggggggaaatccATCACGTGCCAGCGCAATGATTTGAGACTAGCACCACAGCCATACAAGTTATGACAAGTGCAATCTCAAGACACAACCCAGTGCAGACGTGAAGGCATCCTTTCTTGCTTTGAGCAATGCTTAACTCCTGCTTGCATTTCACATATATGAGATGGCTGCAACAGAAAAACAACAAGCGGCgcaatatttcttttatttacaaATGGTTCCCTCAGAAACAAAACAGCAGGGATAATACAAAACACTGTGCAAGAATGGTGCACGACTTGTGTAAATATTTTTCCTACAAAAAGCTCCAGCATCATGGCACCAGCCAGAACCCTCTATATAAAAAGCACATTGGCACACACACTCTGAACACCTTAAAAAATAGCGCCTCCGATTACACGCAGGCATACAAAGTTCAATGGACGGATGGGAGAGTGAGGCACAACTCCTGTGGAAATTGTTTGATCAATATTTTTTTCTGTGAAACAATAAAAAATCTACCCTTCTCAATAAAAAGAAGTCACCTACTACGTTTTACTTCTCAAAGTAGGTATATTCTAAAAGCTTCAGGAAAACACAGGCAACACACAAGCACTAAGTTTTTTGAAAAGGCAAAGGTGGAATGACATGAACATTAAATACCAGTCACAACGAACAAGGGTGGAACAATCAGGCTGAGATTCATATAATAAAATCACATAATTCATTCCAGTAAGATGAAATACAAATTAAAAATGCAGCAAAAGTGTGTGAGGGCATCTTGACAAGGCATCAGATGGCACACTACTTAGAGATTCACATCAAGAATGAAACGTCATACCGGAATCTAGTCTACAAGGTTCAAAGTGCAAGACTTTTAGCTATACTGAAGAACAGAGAACAAGTTATGTCCACTGAAACAGCTTGTAGTTGGAATGTAAAGAATGGAATGTAGGGATGCTAGCCAAGTAGTGAAGGGCACTACCTTTTCTGCCAGTAAACATGAAGGCATCCTTCTGTAATAAATCAAATCTGCATGTCATTATACTTTGATGGATGGAATGCTGGCCAGAAAATTCAGTTGTGCATGCCGATTACAACTGCATATTAAGCATTTTTACAGACTCTTAGACTACTcaacagcaaagcagtgttaAACTCGCACAGCTTCATGAGGATGCTATTTTGAAAGCATTTCTGATCACATGacacaaaaaaatatggccaacTAGTCACATGTCTGCTTCTATTTTCTGTGTATCATGTCAGATTGCAATATTCATTCACATGGAACATTGTTGTAGATGTAGGTTAAGCAACGCACAAACAACTAAACGAATTTATTTCATGTGCTGCATTACTAGACCATTGCCATTTCTTTACAGGCAGAAGTATGAAGATTGCCTGAGAACTTGTAGCATTGTATTGTCTTTGAAGACTTTACTCATTAACCGACTACCTGAACACTACTGCTCCCAGAAGCAATTAGACTTCGAAGCTAGAAAGTCGATGCACAACGTGGCAAACTGCTCCCTAGTTTCACAAAAAACGTTTGTTTCAAGTAAACACCAGCCACAGAGGCACGATACTGCTTGTTAAAAGTGCTCAGATGAAAGAATTGCAGCCTGGAAAAATGTAATGAGTTCCCTTTAGACATACTTCGTATATGTCTCCATGACATACCATACAAACATGACAAATCAATGTTCGGTCATTTGTGTAAAATGTCTGACACACAATAAATGCCTTTGACTTATGATGCCTTAACATAAAGTCAGATCACAAAACAGGATCCAGTCTCGCCTGCATCACTGTTCCTGAAGACGAGTGCCCCCTTTTGGAATGATGCTAGCCTCAAGTTATTAAATGATCACTGTAGCTTTCCAACTTGAAAACATGTCACATTAATTATTATTTTATAGTTACAGTGGTGCATTGGTTATGTTGACACAATTAAGCTCCGTCTCATATAACGTGTCTAAAAAGGTTTCTGCAGGCCTCTTGCAAGTCTCAAAAACATCACTCTTCTTCAGCTCGTTCCTATAACTGACAGAATTTAGGAGATTAACAGCAGATAACTATGCTCCATTCATAGCAATCATCAGGGAAGAACCACCAAGTTTATTAGCTTGCTGTAAAAAGTGCCACAAATAAGCACACTAAATATGCACCCCAAATTTCTCTGCTCTTCCACTGCTAAAGTCCATACTAATTGAAAGGTGGATTCTGCAAATTTGCTTGAGGCAAGTTTACATGGGACTACGTTTTACTGTGGTTCTCACATGCGCAACAGCTTCACACAACACCTCAGGTTATCCAAGTGGCGCTAAACTTGTACATTACTCAGTGTTGCACATTTTGGATGGTTTAAGCATTCCATAATTGTTTCAATGACGACAGATTGAATATCCTATTGCTCCTGAGATAGACGTGCATATCTTTAGCTGCTTAAACCAAAGGCTAGGTTTTAGAAAGACTTGTTAAGAGTGAAATATTTCAGAGTAGGCCGTTATTCAATCCAGTAGCAAAAAGTGGTACATCTCCCTAGCCCTTCATAAGGTGCAAGTTGGGCGCTGTCGTTAACTACTGCGAACAAGACAAGATGAAGTTATGTGGCCCAACTTACTCCCCTACTACATATGCCTGCTGTGTTATGTAAATGAAATAACACAGATGGTGAGAGGATTGCACTGAGCTGAAGAATCGAGGAATCCAGTTGGAGATTGCCTGGATTAGTTCAGCTACAGGGGCACAAGGTAGAGGCCTTGGAGACAACTGATCAGATGTCTTCATTGGCTGTCTCAAAGGATGTCGGTAGAGAGGTAAAGAATGCAACTTCACCATCTTGCCAGGCTCTGTTCTCTTTCCACTCACATGATTCTATGCGAGCAAAGTCATGGAATGCACTGACTTCAGGCACGGGTCTGGGGTGGCACACCCATGGTGTGCGTTGGATTCATGCCGAAAGCTTGTTGCTGGTGCTCTTGTTCGTCCAGTTTGCGTGCCATGCGTCGACTGTCCACTGCAAACAGCACTGCGGCAACGTAGGTGCAGAAAGCCCCGATTACACCCAGGGCAAAGGACCACGACAGGAAGTTGTGGTCAGGGTCTGGCATCCAGTCACGGCCATCACCACGGGCGCCAAACGTTATGACTGCTATCGTGTTGCATACCGCTGTAAAAGAAATGAGTCACAAGGTTAGCTTTGTGGCCCCACCAGCTACGCTACGCTCACGGCGCGCACGCTCCGATATCGCGCGCGCGCCAAACGACCACCGTGGGTTCGAGCACTCCGAGCCGCGATGCGTACATGTAGGGCGCCGCGCCCACTCCGTGTGCCAATGCGCCGCTGCGCGCGCTCGCGCCCAGCCGGTCTCATGCCGCTAGGGGAAGGCAAGCCAGCGCGTGCAGCAAGGGAGACTCTAGGCGAAGCTCTCGAGAAGGAACAGACAACATTTATTAAGCTGGGGTTCAATACAACATAAGTTTAAACAACACATCTGAATCTATGCTTAATCACAACACAAAACATAGCCAAATGGTTGTCGATGGCCACTAACTGCGCACCGCGACGGAGAAAACAAAGAACCCAACAGAGAGGGAGGCCACCTATCCTTCAGCCAGCGCGTGCCATCGCGCACCCCACAGCAAAGAAAATggaaacagaaagaaacagaagaaCAGACGGGAGCACGATCGCAAGGTGCTGTCTCAGGACATCGAGACGACGGAAGAGTGCCCGCGCCCGCTGAGGCTGGGACCCCGACAAGCCGAAGTAATCATCGGTCGACGGCGGACAAAGGGGGCCGCCGCCGGCAGATAGAAACACGTACGCACCTTCCGACGCCTGGATGAGGTCTCCTCGGGCCCCGTCTTGCGCCCGCTTCTCCGGAGCGCACGCAAGCAGGGCCCGAATCCCGCCAAAAAGTCGGCCAATGGGGGAAGCCCGTTGACCTTGCCGTGGGCGGGATGACAGCCGAGTGACAGTGTTTTATGACCCGCTGCCACCCCGTCCAGGCAGAGAGGCAAGGGACATGGAGCTCTCGGTAAGGCAACGCAATGGAACGGCATCGCCAAAACCACTGCAAGCGCCCGAAACCCCACAACCTTCAATGCTAGGCACGGTAATATCCAGTTTTACTCGTAAACTATCGTTTGATGTGAAGCGCCTGCATGGCCACAAAGCCAGAAAATGCTTGCGTTTAGGGTCGGTGCATCCATTCATGAGCAACCACTCTGTATGGATTACACAAGAGTTTTCCACTGTTCAAAACTGTCGGCCTAGTCTCCCGAGCTGGTCAACAAAGTCCCCGTCAGATACGGCATATTTAAGATTAGCAGCTGAACACTATTCCTGCTCTTGTGCAgcttgtatgagtgttctctgcTGTCTCTCGAGAACGCATGCCCTTGTGTATGGGTGTGCAAATAGTGATTTTTGggaccgaatcgaatagtgccagaagtgaatcgaatatcgaatagtttttgaataatgaatagtcattatcacaattaatataaaatgatgttcacaTCCTACTATTTTtcaagttagcaagtttctgccaTTACATAGTTCGTTATGAAGCgctgtttattaaaagcacaaatggagcctTAGCAgtaaacaagtagtttcttcgcatgcacagggctctcgAGAGTGTGCAAATGttcgctgtatagcctgtaaagtatggtaCCTAattgacgtagcctgctccactacacaAGTTATCTTTTACGTCTATACTATGCCGGCTGTGGTGAAAATTTACCATAGTTTGGTCCAATTTTACGCTTATTTGGGCCCAGTTGACCTACTGAAAGATTCaaaaagtatttaaaaaatatttgcatttaaaAATAGTGACTATTTGCTTCGTTATTAGAAAgtttcaaatatttgcacacTTTATAATTgagtttctttttattgcatttTGCCTAGTGTGGTGTGGCTGGGTCGCCATGCCACCCATGAGAACTCTCTTTGAAAGCATCTTGTAGCATCTAGTTTGTGCCAAAATCTTCTTCATCCATGATCACCATAGTTTTTCTCCTTAGTGCGTTTGCTTTCCATGCCAGTCATTTTTTGCCGGCTGCACCCCACTTCAGGATTTCGAGAGCTGACATTCTGATTTGCAACTGCACTTGTCTGCCTGGGGTTCATGCTAGGCGCTTGCCTTGGAGTTCATCCCAGTCCCCCTACTGCTGCTACCTAGTATGTAGCTAGTAGAATGGCATGTGGGTGATATTTCAGTTGGTAGCTACTAGCTCCCAAATGATCAGCAAATTGCCGTTCTTGTACCCATAATGGTGGTGCTACCACATTATTGCTGCCTCTAGTACTAAGGGTCTAGTGCCTCGCAACCCATGGTCTAGTCCTGTAGTTCTGCAGAGAATGTACACTTTCACCTTTATTGCCTTGAATGCAGCGATTATTTAGGCAAAATAGCACTTTTGCTATGCATTCATTTTAGTAACAACCGTTGTCAATAAAGCTCAGTTGGCAACAGGCATGACTCTCGCTGTGAGTGCAGACTGGTTTTGTCTTGAAAAAGGCAGCTTTGCTTCTAAATCATGTGAAAATTCTCAAGCACAGACTCCCTGTGCCCTTCACTTAATGTACCAGTCTTTTTGCTACAATGTGTATTTGTGACTTGGTTCATTGTGTGAACCCTGCCTAAATGGTGCAGGGAAATGTTTTGATGGACGGCAGCAAACAAAGTTTTTGATAGCTGGCACTTGTCATTACGGGCAGCTCTCAGCATTACATATCTTAACAGCAGTGGTTTAGTTCACTGTTCACAAAGTGAAAGGTACAGAGCCAATCTTTACAACTTTTCAGTAATGCTGTGAGGAATGTTGATCTTGTTGACAGGAACAGcagtaaaaaaaacacacacacacaggaggtAGTGGGAGAGTCCAGGGGCTGTATTTTGTGACCATCCATTTCATCTCATTCACCATTATTTCCTCCCCTCATCATTTGCTTGGAGGCACTGTTCTTGCCAAAACAGTGCTTGGTAACAGTGCTTGCATGTTTTTAACACAATGCATGGAAGCGCTTGTCTTTCATTTCCCTTCCTCTGTGGattgtctttttgttgcgctaaTTTTCCTCATCAATATTGCATGGAAGTGAACATTCCACATGCCACATCAATTTTTGCATCATTTGCTTGGCTCTTCAAGCAAATCTGAGTCAACACTTAACTTGAATGGCTTCACAGTACTGGTATCTTGTATTCTGCTATTTAAAAAGTGGAAAATTGCATTGCTGTCACTATAATCTTCAAGGTCATACAAATACACTCAGTTTTTCATTGTTGCTGGGGCCCTCTTGGGCATGGCAGCAACTGAGCACATGGGAAATGTTGCATTCACCATGTACAACACAAATCAAATGCGTGGTTTCGTTTAGCTACCCACGATAAACAATGTTATACCCCACCACAGATGCATTTCGTGATAATCAGAATGTGACTCGATGTGTGTGACCTAAATGAAAGACACGATTCTAGCCACTCAAGAATGTTACCTGATGCCAGAAGCAAGGCAATGACGACCTTGAGCAACTGAAGAGTTCTTGCTGAAGGCAGGCAAATGTGCATGGCCAGCAGCAGGACACAGGCGAGCAGCAGCAACGTGAAGCCAATGGTGAAGAACACTTGAACTGCCACGAAGAATGCtgcacagaaaagaaagaggCACAGCTTCGacaaaaatgcttttttttaacATAAAATCCACTTTAACCATATTGTGTTCAATAATATAGCACAATAGAGGATATGCAAGATCCTGCAAGCAGACTTTCCCACACATCAAGTTGCCCTGACCAACTATAGGACATATTCAAAAGCTAGGATGAAGCAAGGAAAGGGTGGCAGCAGGGATGGTGTCACCAGCACTGCCTCATTTTCAGTTCTTGAACGTCTGCACTCTCTGTTAGGCATGACAAGATTTGGGGAGAGGCACGCAGC is a window of Dermacentor silvarum isolate Dsil-2018 chromosome 4, BIME_Dsil_1.4, whole genome shotgun sequence DNA encoding:
- the LOC119450929 gene encoding uncharacterized protein LOC119450929 isoform X2, which gives rise to MSLRDARSQYTLAGCAAALVAVVFVTVAFCTPYWLISDGLNPGIRKFRRLGLWEVCFDYFFEQYYRYDYEFRGCRWIFDREYRILRPLLEPPFFVAVQVFFTIGFTLLLLACVLLLAMHICLPSARTLQLLKVVIALLLASAVCNTIAVITFGARGDGRDWMPDPDHNFLSWSFALGVIGAFCTYVAAVLFAVDSRRMARKLDEQEHQQQAFGMNPTHTMGVPPQTRA